CAGCAGGTTGCTCAGGAGCATGGCGTACGACCCGAATGTGAGGAGAAGCATGAAGAGGGTCTTCCAGACCATCGAGGCGTTCGCCGACGTGGAGCGCCCGGTCGCCTGGAAGTAGGATGCGACCCTGTCCTTGACCTCAGCGGCGAAGCGAGTGCTCGCGCTCGGGGCGAAGGTCACCTTTTGCGTTGCTGAATTCACGAGCGTCCCTACCCACGTCCGAACGAAGGTTTCATCCATTCAAGCCTACAGCATGGAAGGGCGCGCCAGTACAAGGAACAGAATGTGCTCCGGGCGCAGGGTGTCGCCGGCTCGATCCAACGCTTGACCTCCCGCCCCGATTGCCTACCCTGGCCTCGCTGGCGTGGCCCCGAGGCACTTGGGCCTCGCTCCATCACGTCACGCGCGAGCAGGGGGAGCCGACGACGACTCGAGGCCGGACCCACCGGATCACCGCACGGCCGGGAACGAGCATCCCTGTCCCGGCCATCCTGGCCCTCGCGCTGACGCTCGCGAGCGTCGGAGTCCTGGCGGCACGGGCGTTTCCCGCGTCGGCCCTGGAGCCGGCCGATTCGTCCCGCCGGGCGTCCGCTCCCGCCGACAACGGGAGCGCGCCCGCCCTTGCCGCCGCCGTCGAGGAACCGCTCGAGAGCGAAACCCCGCCCGGGTACCCGGTCATCCTGGGCCAGCGCGAGCTCTTTCGCGTCGTCGCCTCCGATGGACCGCGAACCGCGGAGGAGCGCGCGCGCGTGGGTTCCGATCGCGCCGCCCGGTTCGCCCGGAGCCAGGAGCCCGTCGATCCCGTACGGGTCGAGCCGAAGGAGCACGGGGCCGAGGTCTACTTCGGAGACCGCCACGTCTTCACCGTCCTGCCCCAGGACACGGTGGGAACCGGCTTGGACATGGCGGCGCTCGCCCGGGAGCGCGCGGCGACCGGACGATCGGCCATTCTCGAGTACCGCGAATCGCGGAGCGCCCGCACGCTCCTGATCGGATCCGCCCTCACCGTCCTCGCGACCGTTCTTCTCCTCCTCGCGCTCAAGAGCATCGGCGCGGCGTACCGGAGGACGCGCGCCGGCATCGCGGCATGGGTCGCGGCCCGGGAGGAAGGCATCCGAAAGCGGACGGCCGCGGTCGTTCACCCGTCCCACGTGCTCGTCGGGATGAACGGCATCGCGGACCTGACCCGCTTCCTCCTCGTCTTTCTCACGTTCTTCCTGTACTTCCGGATCGTCCTCGCCAGGTTCCCCTGGACGCGTCCGATCGCGATGAACCTGGATCAGATGCTGCTCGGTCCGCTCACGAACATCGGCCGCTCCTTCCTCGGCGCATTGCCGGGGCTCG
The window above is part of the Candidatus Eisenbacteria bacterium genome. Proteins encoded here:
- a CDS encoding mechanosensitive ion channel domain-containing protein; translated protein: MPTLASLAWPRGTWASLHHVTREQGEPTTTRGRTHRITARPGTSIPVPAILALALTLASVGVLAARAFPASALEPADSSRRASAPADNGSAPALAAAVEEPLESETPPGYPVILGQRELFRVVASDGPRTAEERARVGSDRAARFARSQEPVDPVRVEPKEHGAEVYFGDRHVFTVLPQDTVGTGLDMAALARERAATGRSAILEYRESRSARTLLIGSALTVLATVLLLLALKSIGAAYRRTRAGIAAWVAAREEGIRKRTAAVVHPSHVLVGMNGIADLTRFLLVFLTFFLYFRIVLARFPWTRPIAMNLDQMLLGPLTNIGRSFLGALPGLVFIGVVGVITHFVIRFLHFLAVEIEAGHIEIPGFYTEWAKPTYNIARVLVVFFAVVVCYPYIPGSNTEAFKGVSIFLGVLLSLGSTSAVSNLVAGFVLTYMRAFRVGDVIQVDADRGIVTEMTLLATRIRTPKNETVTIPNATVLGSRVTNYSRLSVDPGLVLHATVTVGYDAPWRQVHALLLQAAERTPGIKKDPAPFVLQTALEQVQVAYEINAYTDQPDRMLRIYSELRQNIQDAFNEYGVQIMTPFYEGDKEKPLVVPKEKWYAAPAVRPKEGDGDGAAPVRTGGAHPSRGSSDLLQE